Below is a window of Dehalococcoidia bacterium DNA.
AAGTTATGGGAAAATAATCCTCTCACCCTGAGTTCGCCGCAGGCAGACGAAGGGTCTGGCAGGAATGTAACCCAATGTTTTGGGTATTTGCGTGCCAGATTCTTCGCTTTGCTCAGAATGATAGATCAGGATTATTTCCCCTGTATGAGCGAGAAGAACTCTGCTCTGGCGGCGGCGCGCTTGCGGAAAACCCCTCGCAGAGCTGATGTAATGACACTGCTGCCCGGTTTCTTGATGCCGCGCATGACCATGCACAGGTGTTCCGCCTGAATCACCACGGCCACGCCGTCAGGCTTGAGACCGTCATTGATGGCGTCGGCAATCTGGGTGGCCAGGCGCTCCTGTATCTGCGGGCGGCGCGACAGGCATTCTACTACCCGAGCCAGCTTGCTGATACCCACCACCCGGCCTTCGGTGTTGGGGATATACCCGATGTGCACCACACCGTAGAATGGCAGCAGGTGGTGCTCGCACATGGAATAGAAA
It encodes the following:
- the folE gene encoding GTP cyclohydrolase I FolE; the encoded protein is MIDEKAVRQAVEKIIEAIGEDPKREGLTDTPRRVAEMYGELFSGMCQDPREELKVGYELGHRELIILKDIPFYSMCEHHLLPFYGVVHIGYIPNTEGRVVGISKLARVVECLSRRPQIQERLATQIADAINDGLKPDGVAVVIQAEHLCMVMRGIKKPGSSVITSALRGVFRKRAAARAEFFSLIQGK